A section of the Macadamia integrifolia cultivar HAES 741 chromosome 9, SCU_Mint_v3, whole genome shotgun sequence genome encodes:
- the LOC122089853 gene encoding uncharacterized protein LOC122089853 isoform X3: MGSPVEPNPISLESEVLINDIPILTEENCLIWKEKMEKFLKKKGFWDYLVGAKREPENTSSDEYKDWMEKKKEIMSIFTGKCGARTLTFIEDLDITLIWSQLVTMFEFTYPPNTGKMKRSTNYTWSLPFYKAIVDGNWKSVSDRFVSKNVGALTVRLTSIGNLPVHVAVEKGKVEIAKELLKRMPADHLLRQDKYGRTVLKIAASGGNKEMVKAIVEKDEKLVMIKGRGYIPIVHAAFASKKDVVNYLYPITVHQEANQKEDDGTDKERDQNRAILLTALIFGDFYGHALDLLQKYPRLLLTNEDTNWTAIEALAMKRTAFKSSLPIKSVGTFGYYFIYSLLDVHADAKNPCWRTREDVEISFDANKDSTQENMMMYCGLYSTNCIILQFCKGLWLRFHGLFQNALIKLAVPGCKNIYEEKLKHYEASALLKEMWSLVSEVDDLTSVAVDLASTMSKATENGTVEFIEECINKCPQLLLWRAIGKRGAPTVFHYAIIHRQEKVFGLIHHLSPSMKNDLAIMRDESENLMSHLAAEKAPIHRLNQIPGAALQMQREILWFKEVESLMYSIHETKENIKYKTSRTLFSEEHKDLVKEGATWLKDTSTQCMVVATLITTIMFQAVFTIPSHIGGGGGESNDYIQGKFPIIFVISNILSLCSSVASMLMFLAIITSRYAEEDFFLTLPRMLMLGLLFLFISIVGMMIAFVAAILFMLRFNVRLWVSFPITFLASVPITIYALVELPLFIQLMFTTSSSAVFGKRKLNKHA, from the exons ATGGGAAGTCCAGTGGAACCTAATCCTATTTCTCTGGAAAGTGAAGTGTTAATCAATGACATTCCTATTCTGACAGAagaaaattgtttgatttggaaagagaagatggaaaaattcttgaagaagaaaggattttGGGATTATTTGGTTGGAGCAAAACGTGAACCTGAAAATACTTCCAGCGATGAATATAAGGATTggatggagaaaaagaaagaaattatgtCAATATTCACAGGAAAGTGTGGAGCTAGGACACTAACATTTATTGAAGATCTAGACATCACACTTATTTGGAGTCAATTGGTTACCATGTTTGAGTTCACTTATCCACCAAATACAG GGAAAATGAAGAGGAGCACAAATTACACATGGAGTCTTCCTTTTTACAAAGCTATTGTCGATGGTAATTGGAAGAGTGTGTCTGATCGGTTCGTCTCAAAAAATGTGGGAGCTCTTACAGTGAGACTTACATCAATAGGAAATCTTCCTGTTCATGTGGCAGTTGAGAAAGGGAAGGTTGAAATTGCAAAGGAATTGTTAAAAAGGATGCCTGCGGATCATTTATTGAGACAAGATAAGTATGGTAGAACAGTTCTCAAAATTGCTGCTTCAGGTGGGAACAAAGAGATGGTGAAGGCCATTGTAGAAAAGGATGAGAAACTAGTGATGATCAAAGGCAGGGGTTACATCCCAATCGTCCACGCTGCATTTGCTAGCAAAAAAGATGTGGTGAATTATCTTTACCCAATCACGGTACACCAAGAAGCTAATCAGAAGGAAGATGATGGCACTGACAAAGAACGTGACCAAAATAGAGCTATACTTCTTACTGCTCTAATTTTTGGTGATTTCTATG GGCATGCTCTTGATCTACTACAGAAATATCCACGTTTACTCTTGACCAATGAAGATACGAATTGGACAGCCATAGAAGCACTCGCGATGAAGCGCACTGCATTTAAAAGTTCATTACCAATCAAAAGTGTTGGGACCTTTGGATATTATTTCATCTACTCAT TGCTAGATGTCCATGCCGATGCCAAAAATCCTTGTTGGCGCACAAGAGAAGACGTGGAAATTTCCTTCGATGCCAACAAAGATAGCACTCAag AAAATATGATGATGTACTGTGGGCTATATTCCACAAATTGCATTATTTTACAATTCTGTAAGGGTCTATGGTTACGATTCCATGGGCTATTTCAGAATGCACTTATTAAACTAG CAGTGCCTGGTTGCAAGAACATCTATGAGGAGAAGTTGAAGCATTATGAAGCTTCTGCCCTACTAAAAGAAATGTGGAGTCTAGTTTCAGAAGTTGATGACCTTACCTCTGTGGCGGTTGATCTGGCTTCAACAATGTCTAAAGCAACAGAGAATGGGACTGTTGAATTTATTGAAGAATGTATCAACAAATGTCCTCAGCTTCTGTTATGGAGGGCTATTGGAAAACGTGGAGCCCCAACAGTATTTCATTATGCAATCATCCACCGTCAGGAAAAGGTTTTTGGGCTTATCCATCATCTAAGCCCATCAATGAAGAATGACCTTGCAATTATGAGGGATGAATCAGAAAACCTCATGTCACATCTAGCTGCAGAAAAGGCACCTATTCACAGACTCAATCAAATTCCCGGTGCAGCTCTCCAAATGCAACGTGAGATACTATGGTTTAAG GAAGTGGAAAGTCTAATGTATTCTATccatgaaacaaaagaaaatataaaatataaaacatcaAGAACATTATTCTCAGAGGAGCATAAAGACCTAGTGAAAGAAGGAGCAACATGGCTGAAGGATACTTCGACACAATGTATGGTGGTAGCAACACTAATCACGACCATTATGTTTCAAGCAGTGTTTACCATACCAAGTCAtataggaggaggaggaggagaatctAATGATTACATACAAGGCAAGTTTCCGATAATTTTTGTCATATCAAATATATTGTCACTTTGCTCTTCAGTCGCATCAATGTTGATGTTTCTAGCCATTATTACTTCACGATATGCGGAAGAAGACTTCTTCTTGACTCTGCCTCGGATGTTGATGTTGGGccttttatttctcttcatCTCTATCGTGGGGATGATGATAGCCTTTGTGGCAGCTATCTTATTTATGCTTCGCTTCAATGTTCGTCTATGGGTCTCCTTTCCCATTACCTTTCTTGCAAGTGTCCCAATCACTATATATGCTTTGGTGGAACTTCCTTTATTCATACAACTGATGTTTACCACATCATCGTCAGCTGTTTTTGGGAAGAGAAAATTGAATAAGCATGCCTGA
- the LOC122088964 gene encoding uncharacterized protein LOC122088964 — MGRQKDKFWQHAEQLDSSHFKCKFCEKQVFGGVTRLKYHLAKVSGHDVASCEKVSYDVQAEALLAINSESSSKKRKSCISGEGIVGSSPLTPLTITSQRQSTMEEMIPKMDKSTWEKSLRDLFIKNNISFNVVQSDAFINFVKCTARYGPSVPIPSYGTLRGRIIPEAIKDLEKYAEEVKFSWKQTGCTFMSDSWTNLKKWSFLNMIAYSPGGARLTASYIFDILDREIQSIGPNFVVQLISDNASNYSSALDMVTGKYRWLFKTRCAAHGINLMLKDIYKKSIVEVEEKLRLLVASAEWRSLRNSRSFEVDRVVDTIQRESFWNDSKEILRFMEPIIRVLRLVDGDGATSGYLYEAIERAREGELEQKNMLPINLDNISVNDFDQSIEDVDKELERLLDDVDDSIAEDLLFGANASFTESETQPPDSI, encoded by the exons atgggaAGACAAAAAGATAAGTTTTGGCAACATGCTGAGCAACTTGATAGTTcacatttcaaatgcaaattttgtgaaaaacaagtttttggaGGGGTCACTCGACTCAAGTATCATTTAGCTAAGGTTAGTGGTCATGATGTTGCCTCTTGTGAGAAAGTATCATATGATGTCCAAGCAGAAGCTCTTCTTGCTATTAATTCTGAATCAAGTAGTAAAAAGCGGAAGAGTTGTATCAGTGGTGAGGGTATAGTTGGTTCTTCTCCTTTGACTCCTTTAACTATAACTAGTCAAAGGCAGTCCACAATGGAGGAAATGATCCCTAAGATGGACAAATCAACTTGGGAGAAATCTCTTCGTgacctttttattaaaaataacatttctttcaatgttgttCAATCGGATGCTTTCATCAATTTTGTGAAGTGCACAGCCCGTTATGGTCCTAGTGTTCCTATTCCAAGTTATGGAACCCTTCGTGGAAGAATAATTCCTGAAGCAATAAAGGACCTTGAAAAATATGCtgaagaagtaaaattttcttggaAGCAAACTGGTTGCACATTCATGTCTGATTCATGGACTAACTTGAAGAAGTGGTCTTTTCTTAATATGATTGCTTATTCCCCGGGTGGTGCTAGATTGACTGCTtcttatatatttgatattcttgacagagagattcaaagtaTTGGCCCAAATTTCGTGGTTCAGCTAATTTCAGACAATGCATCCAATTATTCAAGTGCACTTGATATGGTTACTGGAAAGTATCGTTGGTTATTTAAGACTCGATGTGCAGCCCATGGTATCAATCTAATGTTGAAGGATATCTATAAAAAG tcaattgttgaagtggaagagaagcTTAGACTCCTAGTTGCATCAGCTGAGTGGAGAAGTCTAAGAAATTCGAGATCTTTTGAAGTAGATCGAGTAGTGGACACTATTCAAAGGGAGTCGTTTTGGaatgattcaaaagagattttgagatttatggaACCAATCATTCGAGTTCTCCGTTtggttgatggtgatggggctACATCTGGGTATTTGTATGAAGCAATAGAAAGAGCAAGAGAG GGTGAACTTGAACAGAAAAACATGTTACCAATTAATCTTGACAATATTAGTGTCAATGATTTTGATCAGAGCATTGAGGATGTTGATAAAGAGCTAGAGA
- the LOC122089853 gene encoding uncharacterized protein LOC122089853 isoform X1 translates to MYYFFKIICFAFFIGMGSPVEPNPISLESEVLINDIPILTEENCLIWKEKMEKFLKKKGFWDYLVGAKREPENTSSDEYKDWMEKKKEIMSIFTGKCGARTLTFIEDLDITLIWSQLVTMFEFTYPPNTGKMKRSTNYTWSLPFYKAIVDGNWKSVSDRFVSKNVGALTVRLTSIGNLPVHVAVEKGKVEIAKELLKRMPADHLLRQDKYGRTVLKIAASGGNKEMVKAIVEKDEKLVMIKGRGYIPIVHAAFASKKDVVNYLYPITVHQEANQKEDDGTDKERDQNRAILLTALIFGDFYGHALDLLQKYPRLLLTNEDTNWTAIEALAMKRTAFKSSLPIKSVGTFGYYFIYSLLDVHADAKNPCWRTREDVEISFDANKDSTQENMMMYCGLYSTNCIILQFCKGLWLRFHGLFQNALIKLAVPGCKNIYEEKLKHYEASALLKEMWSLVSEVDDLTSVAVDLASTMSKATENGTVEFIEECINKCPQLLLWRAIGKRGAPTVFHYAIIHRQEKVFGLIHHLSPSMKNDLAIMRDESENLMSHLAAEKAPIHRLNQIPGAALQMQREILWFKEVESLMYSIHETKENIKYKTSRTLFSEEHKDLVKEGATWLKDTSTQCMVVATLITTIMFQAVFTIPSHIGGGGGESNDYIQGKFPIIFVISNILSLCSSVASMLMFLAIITSRYAEEDFFLTLPRMLMLGLLFLFISIVGMMIAFVAAILFMLRFNVRLWVSFPITFLASVPITIYALVELPLFIQLMFTTSSSAVFGKRKLNKHA, encoded by the exons ATGTATTACTTCTTCAAGATTATATGTTTTGCTTTCTTTATAGGTATGGGAAGTCCAGTGGAACCTAATCCTATTTCTCTGGAAAGTGAAGTGTTAATCAATGACATTCCTATTCTGACAGAagaaaattgtttgatttggaaagagaagatggaaaaattcttgaagaagaaaggattttGGGATTATTTGGTTGGAGCAAAACGTGAACCTGAAAATACTTCCAGCGATGAATATAAGGATTggatggagaaaaagaaagaaattatgtCAATATTCACAGGAAAGTGTGGAGCTAGGACACTAACATTTATTGAAGATCTAGACATCACACTTATTTGGAGTCAATTGGTTACCATGTTTGAGTTCACTTATCCACCAAATACAG GGAAAATGAAGAGGAGCACAAATTACACATGGAGTCTTCCTTTTTACAAAGCTATTGTCGATGGTAATTGGAAGAGTGTGTCTGATCGGTTCGTCTCAAAAAATGTGGGAGCTCTTACAGTGAGACTTACATCAATAGGAAATCTTCCTGTTCATGTGGCAGTTGAGAAAGGGAAGGTTGAAATTGCAAAGGAATTGTTAAAAAGGATGCCTGCGGATCATTTATTGAGACAAGATAAGTATGGTAGAACAGTTCTCAAAATTGCTGCTTCAGGTGGGAACAAAGAGATGGTGAAGGCCATTGTAGAAAAGGATGAGAAACTAGTGATGATCAAAGGCAGGGGTTACATCCCAATCGTCCACGCTGCATTTGCTAGCAAAAAAGATGTGGTGAATTATCTTTACCCAATCACGGTACACCAAGAAGCTAATCAGAAGGAAGATGATGGCACTGACAAAGAACGTGACCAAAATAGAGCTATACTTCTTACTGCTCTAATTTTTGGTGATTTCTATG GGCATGCTCTTGATCTACTACAGAAATATCCACGTTTACTCTTGACCAATGAAGATACGAATTGGACAGCCATAGAAGCACTCGCGATGAAGCGCACTGCATTTAAAAGTTCATTACCAATCAAAAGTGTTGGGACCTTTGGATATTATTTCATCTACTCAT TGCTAGATGTCCATGCCGATGCCAAAAATCCTTGTTGGCGCACAAGAGAAGACGTGGAAATTTCCTTCGATGCCAACAAAGATAGCACTCAag AAAATATGATGATGTACTGTGGGCTATATTCCACAAATTGCATTATTTTACAATTCTGTAAGGGTCTATGGTTACGATTCCATGGGCTATTTCAGAATGCACTTATTAAACTAG CAGTGCCTGGTTGCAAGAACATCTATGAGGAGAAGTTGAAGCATTATGAAGCTTCTGCCCTACTAAAAGAAATGTGGAGTCTAGTTTCAGAAGTTGATGACCTTACCTCTGTGGCGGTTGATCTGGCTTCAACAATGTCTAAAGCAACAGAGAATGGGACTGTTGAATTTATTGAAGAATGTATCAACAAATGTCCTCAGCTTCTGTTATGGAGGGCTATTGGAAAACGTGGAGCCCCAACAGTATTTCATTATGCAATCATCCACCGTCAGGAAAAGGTTTTTGGGCTTATCCATCATCTAAGCCCATCAATGAAGAATGACCTTGCAATTATGAGGGATGAATCAGAAAACCTCATGTCACATCTAGCTGCAGAAAAGGCACCTATTCACAGACTCAATCAAATTCCCGGTGCAGCTCTCCAAATGCAACGTGAGATACTATGGTTTAAG GAAGTGGAAAGTCTAATGTATTCTATccatgaaacaaaagaaaatataaaatataaaacatcaAGAACATTATTCTCAGAGGAGCATAAAGACCTAGTGAAAGAAGGAGCAACATGGCTGAAGGATACTTCGACACAATGTATGGTGGTAGCAACACTAATCACGACCATTATGTTTCAAGCAGTGTTTACCATACCAAGTCAtataggaggaggaggaggagaatctAATGATTACATACAAGGCAAGTTTCCGATAATTTTTGTCATATCAAATATATTGTCACTTTGCTCTTCAGTCGCATCAATGTTGATGTTTCTAGCCATTATTACTTCACGATATGCGGAAGAAGACTTCTTCTTGACTCTGCCTCGGATGTTGATGTTGGGccttttatttctcttcatCTCTATCGTGGGGATGATGATAGCCTTTGTGGCAGCTATCTTATTTATGCTTCGCTTCAATGTTCGTCTATGGGTCTCCTTTCCCATTACCTTTCTTGCAAGTGTCCCAATCACTATATATGCTTTGGTGGAACTTCCTTTATTCATACAACTGATGTTTACCACATCATCGTCAGCTGTTTTTGGGAAGAGAAAATTGAATAAGCATGCCTGA
- the LOC122089853 gene encoding uncharacterized protein LOC122089853 isoform X2 — protein MYYFFKIICFAFFIGMGSPVEPNPISLESEVLINDIPILTEENCLIWKEKMEKFLKKKGFWDYLVGAKREPENTSSDEYKDWMEKKKEIMSIFTGKCGARTLTFIEDLDITLIWSQLVTMFEFTYPPNTGKMKRSTNYTWSLPFYKAIVDGNWKSVSDRFVSKNVGALTVRLTSIGNLPVHVAVEKGKVEIAKELLKRMPADHLLRQDKYGRTVLKIAASGGNKEMVKAIVEKDEKLVMIKGRGYIPIVHAAFASKKDVVNYLYPITVHQEANQKEDDGTDKERDQNRAILLTALIFGDFYGHALDLLQKYPRLLLTNEDTNWTAIEALAMKRTAFKSSLPIKSVGTFGYYFIYSLLDVHADAKNPCWRTREDVEISFDANKDSTQENMMMYCGLYSTNCIILQFCKGLWLRFHGLFQNALIKLVPGCKNIYEEKLKHYEASALLKEMWSLVSEVDDLTSVAVDLASTMSKATENGTVEFIEECINKCPQLLLWRAIGKRGAPTVFHYAIIHRQEKVFGLIHHLSPSMKNDLAIMRDESENLMSHLAAEKAPIHRLNQIPGAALQMQREILWFKEVESLMYSIHETKENIKYKTSRTLFSEEHKDLVKEGATWLKDTSTQCMVVATLITTIMFQAVFTIPSHIGGGGGESNDYIQGKFPIIFVISNILSLCSSVASMLMFLAIITSRYAEEDFFLTLPRMLMLGLLFLFISIVGMMIAFVAAILFMLRFNVRLWVSFPITFLASVPITIYALVELPLFIQLMFTTSSSAVFGKRKLNKHA, from the exons ATGTATTACTTCTTCAAGATTATATGTTTTGCTTTCTTTATAGGTATGGGAAGTCCAGTGGAACCTAATCCTATTTCTCTGGAAAGTGAAGTGTTAATCAATGACATTCCTATTCTGACAGAagaaaattgtttgatttggaaagagaagatggaaaaattcttgaagaagaaaggattttGGGATTATTTGGTTGGAGCAAAACGTGAACCTGAAAATACTTCCAGCGATGAATATAAGGATTggatggagaaaaagaaagaaattatgtCAATATTCACAGGAAAGTGTGGAGCTAGGACACTAACATTTATTGAAGATCTAGACATCACACTTATTTGGAGTCAATTGGTTACCATGTTTGAGTTCACTTATCCACCAAATACAG GGAAAATGAAGAGGAGCACAAATTACACATGGAGTCTTCCTTTTTACAAAGCTATTGTCGATGGTAATTGGAAGAGTGTGTCTGATCGGTTCGTCTCAAAAAATGTGGGAGCTCTTACAGTGAGACTTACATCAATAGGAAATCTTCCTGTTCATGTGGCAGTTGAGAAAGGGAAGGTTGAAATTGCAAAGGAATTGTTAAAAAGGATGCCTGCGGATCATTTATTGAGACAAGATAAGTATGGTAGAACAGTTCTCAAAATTGCTGCTTCAGGTGGGAACAAAGAGATGGTGAAGGCCATTGTAGAAAAGGATGAGAAACTAGTGATGATCAAAGGCAGGGGTTACATCCCAATCGTCCACGCTGCATTTGCTAGCAAAAAAGATGTGGTGAATTATCTTTACCCAATCACGGTACACCAAGAAGCTAATCAGAAGGAAGATGATGGCACTGACAAAGAACGTGACCAAAATAGAGCTATACTTCTTACTGCTCTAATTTTTGGTGATTTCTATG GGCATGCTCTTGATCTACTACAGAAATATCCACGTTTACTCTTGACCAATGAAGATACGAATTGGACAGCCATAGAAGCACTCGCGATGAAGCGCACTGCATTTAAAAGTTCATTACCAATCAAAAGTGTTGGGACCTTTGGATATTATTTCATCTACTCAT TGCTAGATGTCCATGCCGATGCCAAAAATCCTTGTTGGCGCACAAGAGAAGACGTGGAAATTTCCTTCGATGCCAACAAAGATAGCACTCAag AAAATATGATGATGTACTGTGGGCTATATTCCACAAATTGCATTATTTTACAATTCTGTAAGGGTCTATGGTTACGATTCCATGGGCTATTTCAGAATGCACTTATTAAACTAG TGCCTGGTTGCAAGAACATCTATGAGGAGAAGTTGAAGCATTATGAAGCTTCTGCCCTACTAAAAGAAATGTGGAGTCTAGTTTCAGAAGTTGATGACCTTACCTCTGTGGCGGTTGATCTGGCTTCAACAATGTCTAAAGCAACAGAGAATGGGACTGTTGAATTTATTGAAGAATGTATCAACAAATGTCCTCAGCTTCTGTTATGGAGGGCTATTGGAAAACGTGGAGCCCCAACAGTATTTCATTATGCAATCATCCACCGTCAGGAAAAGGTTTTTGGGCTTATCCATCATCTAAGCCCATCAATGAAGAATGACCTTGCAATTATGAGGGATGAATCAGAAAACCTCATGTCACATCTAGCTGCAGAAAAGGCACCTATTCACAGACTCAATCAAATTCCCGGTGCAGCTCTCCAAATGCAACGTGAGATACTATGGTTTAAG GAAGTGGAAAGTCTAATGTATTCTATccatgaaacaaaagaaaatataaaatataaaacatcaAGAACATTATTCTCAGAGGAGCATAAAGACCTAGTGAAAGAAGGAGCAACATGGCTGAAGGATACTTCGACACAATGTATGGTGGTAGCAACACTAATCACGACCATTATGTTTCAAGCAGTGTTTACCATACCAAGTCAtataggaggaggaggaggagaatctAATGATTACATACAAGGCAAGTTTCCGATAATTTTTGTCATATCAAATATATTGTCACTTTGCTCTTCAGTCGCATCAATGTTGATGTTTCTAGCCATTATTACTTCACGATATGCGGAAGAAGACTTCTTCTTGACTCTGCCTCGGATGTTGATGTTGGGccttttatttctcttcatCTCTATCGTGGGGATGATGATAGCCTTTGTGGCAGCTATCTTATTTATGCTTCGCTTCAATGTTCGTCTATGGGTCTCCTTTCCCATTACCTTTCTTGCAAGTGTCCCAATCACTATATATGCTTTGGTGGAACTTCCTTTATTCATACAACTGATGTTTACCACATCATCGTCAGCTGTTTTTGGGAAGAGAAAATTGAATAAGCATGCCTGA